Proteins from one Bacteroides mediterraneensis genomic window:
- the uvrC gene encoding excinuclease ABC subunit UvrC — protein MEEVEKKENTSEYLKGIVLNLPEGPGIYQYLNKEGVIIYVGKAKNLKRRVYSYFSKDHQSAKTRMLVSKIADIRYIVVNTEEDALLLENNLIKKYKPRYNVLLKDDKTYPSICVSNEYFPRIYKTRKIIRDGSNYYGPYSHIPSMVAILELIKKLYPLRTCHLTLTPENIAQGKFKVCLKYHIKNCLGPCIGQQSHEAYMQHIAQAKELLKGNTQAVSNALMEEMKQLAGEMRFEEAQKIKEQYMLIESYRAKSEVVSATLHQIDVFSIETDENTAYINYLHITNGCINQAFTFEYKLRMNESKEELLSLGIVEMRERYKSTSKEIIVPFELDMEMNGVTFTVPQRGEKKHLLDLSLMNVKQYKVDRLKQAEKLNPEQRSVRLMKEIQAQLHLEKMPNHIECFDNSNIQGSDAVAACVVFKQAKPSKKDYRKYLIKTVVGPDDYASMQEVVRRRYSRILEEQGELPDLILTDGGKGQMEVVREVVEDELHLQIPIVGLAKNNRHRTSEILYGFPPQTLGIKQGTPLFHLLENIQDEVHRFAITFHREKRSKSQIASALDTIKGIGEKRKTALLKKFKSVTRIRQASLEEIAEVIGESAAKSVKESLSESK, from the coding sequence ATGGAAGAGGTAGAAAAGAAAGAAAATACCAGCGAATACCTGAAGGGAATTGTATTAAACCTTCCGGAAGGACCGGGCATATACCAGTATTTGAACAAAGAGGGAGTCATCATCTATGTAGGAAAGGCCAAGAACCTGAAGCGGCGTGTGTACTCTTATTTTTCGAAAGACCATCAGTCGGCCAAGACACGGATGCTGGTATCCAAGATTGCGGACATCCGTTACATTGTGGTCAATACGGAGGAGGATGCCCTGTTGTTGGAGAACAACCTTATCAAGAAATACAAGCCTCGCTACAACGTCCTACTGAAAGACGACAAGACCTACCCTTCCATCTGCGTCAGCAACGAGTATTTTCCGCGTATCTACAAGACCCGGAAAATCATTCGCGACGGTTCCAATTATTATGGACCATACAGTCACATTCCTTCAATGGTAGCGATTCTGGAACTGATTAAGAAACTGTATCCGCTGCGCACCTGCCACCTCACCCTGACACCCGAAAACATCGCACAAGGGAAATTCAAGGTGTGCCTGAAATACCACATCAAAAACTGCCTGGGTCCTTGCATCGGACAGCAATCGCACGAAGCATACATGCAGCACATCGCACAGGCAAAAGAGCTGTTGAAAGGAAACACACAGGCCGTAAGCAATGCTCTGATGGAAGAGATGAAACAGCTGGCCGGAGAGATGCGTTTCGAAGAAGCACAAAAGATCAAGGAACAATACATGCTCATCGAAAGCTACCGCGCCAAGAGCGAAGTGGTCAGTGCCACCCTGCACCAAATCGATGTTTTTTCGATTGAAACGGACGAGAATACAGCTTACATCAATTATCTGCACATCACCAACGGATGCATCAACCAGGCCTTCACCTTCGAATACAAATTGCGGATGAACGAAAGCAAGGAAGAATTACTTTCTCTCGGCATCGTGGAAATGAGGGAACGATACAAAAGCACATCCAAGGAAATCATTGTTCCCTTTGAACTGGACATGGAAATGAACGGAGTGACGTTCACCGTACCTCAAAGAGGCGAAAAGAAACACCTGCTCGACCTCTCGCTGATGAACGTCAAACAGTATAAGGTGGACCGGTTGAAACAAGCGGAAAAGCTCAATCCGGAGCAACGAAGCGTGCGGTTGATGAAAGAAATCCAGGCACAGCTTCACCTGGAGAAAATGCCCAACCACATCGAATGTTTCGACAATTCCAATATCCAAGGCTCAGATGCCGTAGCTGCCTGCGTGGTGTTCAAACAAGCCAAGCCCAGCAAAAAAGACTATCGCAAATACCTCATCAAAACGGTAGTGGGTCCCGACGATTATGCATCCATGCAGGAGGTGGTACGTCGCCGCTATTCCCGTATTCTGGAAGAACAGGGTGAACTGCCCGACCTGATACTGACCGACGGTGGAAAGGGACAAATGGAAGTGGTACGCGAAGTCGTGGAAGACGAATTGCACCTGCAGATTCCCATCGTTGGACTGGCCAAGAACAACCGCCACCGGACGTCGGAGATTCTGTATGGATTCCCTCCTCAAACCCTCGGCATCAAGCAAGGTACTCCCCTTTTCCATCTTCTGGAGAATATACAAGACGAAGTGCACCGCTTTGCCATCACTTTCCATCGGGAGAAAAGAAGCAAGAGTCAGATTGCCTCGGCCCTCGACACCATCAAAGGCATCGGGGAAAAACGGAAGACGGCTCTGCTGAAAAAGTTCAAGAGCGTGACCCGTATCCGTCAGGCAAGTCTGGAAGAAATTGCAGAGGTCATCGGAGAAAGCGCGGCGAAAAGCGTCAAGGAATCCCTGTCGGAATCCAAATAA
- a CDS encoding DUF3810 domain-containing protein, whose protein sequence is MKSFPSRYIRWAVEALLLVVVILCRYWPTAGEVYARYVYPVLSAVLSALVAWIPFSVEEWLVIAFALLFMGLPFWARRRRKGWRWALRAEVECAVICYLWFYWGWGINYFRKDFFVRSSTEPVTYVAADFHRFLVAYTDSLNASYTVSAFPASTEIEEEVKQLYAQVPSRFGLSSPRSYQHPKPVAFNALYSGVGVLGYMGPFFSESQLNSELLPLQWPFTYAHEYAHLLGVSSEAEANFWAYQICIRSQSPSVRYAGYFGLLPYVLSNAVGLLDEEAYQQLCRSIRPEVWQALREKETYWDSKYSPWVGRLQAQIYEWYLKGNQISSGQKNYGEVISMVLSLPSGWWR, encoded by the coding sequence ATGAAAAGTTTTCCGTCGCGTTACATACGTTGGGCCGTAGAAGCCCTTTTGCTGGTAGTGGTTATCCTTTGCCGTTATTGGCCGACGGCGGGCGAGGTATATGCCCGCTACGTCTATCCCGTGCTGTCTGCCGTGTTGTCCGCTTTGGTAGCATGGATTCCGTTCTCGGTGGAGGAATGGTTGGTCATCGCTTTCGCCCTCCTTTTCATGGGCTTGCCGTTCTGGGCCCGTCGCCGCAGAAAAGGTTGGAGATGGGCGTTGCGTGCCGAAGTGGAGTGCGCGGTAATCTGTTACCTTTGGTTTTATTGGGGATGGGGAATCAACTATTTCCGGAAAGATTTCTTTGTCCGTTCCTCTACCGAACCGGTAACTTATGTAGCAGCCGATTTCCACCGTTTTCTGGTTGCCTATACTGATTCCTTGAATGCTTCGTATACGGTGAGTGCGTTTCCTGCTTCCACAGAAATCGAAGAGGAAGTGAAGCAGCTGTACGCACAGGTCCCTTCCCGTTTCGGACTTTCCAGTCCTCGCAGCTACCAGCATCCCAAGCCAGTTGCCTTCAATGCCCTTTACTCCGGCGTGGGGGTACTAGGTTATATGGGACCTTTCTTCTCCGAGTCGCAGTTGAATAGTGAACTGCTTCCTTTGCAATGGCCCTTCACCTACGCCCATGAATACGCCCATTTGCTCGGGGTGAGCAGTGAAGCCGAAGCGAATTTCTGGGCCTATCAGATTTGCATCCGTTCCCAGTCGCCGTCGGTCCGTTATGCCGGTTATTTCGGCTTGCTGCCCTATGTCCTCTCGAATGCTGTCGGTTTGCTGGACGAAGAGGCTTATCAGCAGTTGTGCCGTTCCATCCGTCCGGAGGTGTGGCAGGCCCTTCGGGAAAAGGAAACCTATTGGGATTCGAAGTACAGCCCGTGGGTAGGACGGTTGCAGGCGCAGATTTATGAATGGTACCTGAAAGGCAATCAGATTTCGTCCGGCCAGAAAAATTATGGAGAAGTTATCTCTATGGTCTTGTCTTTGCCGTCAGGCTGGTGGCGGTGA
- a CDS encoding DNA topoisomerase IV subunit B, which produces MEEINEHTVSSANYTEENIRHLSDMEHVRTRPGMYIGRLGDGSQAEDGIYVLLKEVVDNSIDEFKMGAGKRIEIQLEDNLRVSVRDYGRGIPLGSLVDAVSMLNTGGKYDTKAFKKSVGLNGVGAKAVNALSSRFVAWSVRDGQMRKAVFERGELISDETCATDEENGTYIFFEPDDTLFLNYRFRPEFIETMLRNYTYLNTGLSIYYNGHRIISRNGLEDLLNDNMTAPGLYPIVHLTGEDIEIAFTHSAQYGEEYYSFVNGQHTTQGGTHQSAFKEHIARTIKEFYGKNLEYQDIRNGLVAAIAINVIEPTFESQTKIKLGSLTMAPEKDSEGNPYPLSGVSVNKFVGDFVKEQVDNYLHKHPDVAEILLQKIQESEKERKAIAGVTKIARERAKKANLHNRKLRDCRIHLNDQKGGKKDDEDDPRLESSIFITEGDSASGSITKSRDVNTQAVFSLRGKPLNSFGLTKKVVYENEEFNLLQAALNIEDGLDGLRYNKVIVATDADVDGMHIRLLMITFFLQFFPDLIKKGHVYILQTPLFRVRNRKKGVYETIYCYSDEERLAAIEKLSPNPEITRFKGLGEISPDEFRHFIGKDMRLEQVTLRKTDAVKELLEFYMGKNTMERQNFIIDNLVVEEDLIKNEE; this is translated from the coding sequence ATGGAGGAAATTAACGAACACACCGTTTCTTCCGCCAACTATACGGAAGAGAACATTCGCCACCTGAGCGACATGGAGCATGTGCGTACCCGTCCCGGTATGTATATCGGACGACTGGGTGACGGTTCGCAGGCCGAAGATGGCATCTATGTGCTGCTCAAGGAAGTGGTGGACAACAGCATCGACGAGTTCAAGATGGGAGCCGGAAAACGTATCGAGATTCAGCTGGAAGACAACCTTCGTGTGTCCGTGCGCGACTATGGCCGAGGCATCCCTTTGGGAAGTCTGGTCGATGCCGTCTCCATGCTGAACACCGGAGGTAAGTACGACACCAAGGCCTTCAAGAAAAGTGTGGGACTGAACGGAGTAGGTGCCAAGGCGGTCAATGCCCTGAGTTCCCGTTTTGTGGCCTGGAGTGTCCGCGACGGACAGATGCGCAAGGCTGTTTTCGAACGTGGGGAACTGATTAGTGACGAGACCTGCGCCACCGACGAGGAAAACGGTACCTATATCTTCTTTGAACCCGACGATACCCTGTTCCTGAACTACCGCTTCCGTCCAGAGTTCATCGAGACCATGCTCCGTAACTATACCTATTTAAATACGGGCTTGTCCATTTACTATAACGGTCATCGCATTATAAGCCGTAACGGACTGGAAGATTTGCTGAACGACAACATGACGGCGCCGGGGCTGTATCCCATCGTACACCTCACGGGCGAGGACATCGAGATTGCCTTCACCCACAGCGCCCAGTACGGCGAAGAATACTATTCCTTTGTCAACGGACAGCACACCACCCAAGGAGGAACCCATCAGAGTGCCTTCAAGGAACACATTGCCCGTACCATCAAGGAGTTCTACGGAAAGAACCTCGAATACCAGGACATCCGTAACGGACTGGTAGCCGCCATTGCCATCAACGTGATTGAGCCTACCTTCGAGAGCCAGACCAAAATCAAGCTCGGGTCGCTTACCATGGCTCCCGAGAAAGATTCCGAAGGCAACCCTTATCCGCTTTCGGGCGTCAGTGTGAACAAGTTTGTGGGCGATTTCGTGAAGGAGCAGGTGGACAACTACCTCCACAAGCATCCCGACGTGGCCGAAATCCTGTTGCAGAAAATCCAGGAATCCGAAAAAGAGCGCAAGGCCATTGCCGGCGTGACGAAGATTGCCCGTGAACGTGCCAAGAAAGCCAACCTGCACAACCGTAAGCTGCGCGATTGCCGCATCCATCTCAATGACCAGAAAGGTGGTAAGAAAGACGATGAAGACGACCCTCGTCTGGAAAGTTCCATCTTCATCACCGAGGGAGATTCGGCCAGCGGTTCCATCACGAAGAGCCGCGATGTCAACACCCAGGCCGTGTTCAGCTTGCGCGGTAAACCGTTGAATTCGTTCGGCCTCACCAAGAAGGTGGTCTACGAGAACGAGGAGTTCAACCTTCTGCAGGCAGCCCTGAACATCGAAGACGGGCTCGACGGTCTCCGATATAATAAGGTAATCGTAGCCACCGATGCCGATGTGGACGGTATGCACATCCGCCTGCTGATGATAACCTTCTTCCTTCAGTTCTTCCCCGACCTGATAAAGAAAGGCCATGTCTATATTTTACAGACCCCGCTGTTCCGCGTGCGCAACCGTAAGAAAGGGGTTTACGAAACCATCTACTGCTATTCGGACGAGGAGCGCCTGGCAGCCATTGAGAAACTGAGCCCCAATCCGGAAATCACCCGATTCAAGGGACTGGGAGAAATTTCGCCCGACGAGTTCCGCCATTTCATCGGCAAGGACATGCGTCTGGAACAGGTCACCCTCCGCAAGACCGATGCCGTGAAGGAACTGCTGGAGTTCTATATGGGCAAGAACACCATGGAACGTCAGAACTTCATTATCGACAATCTGGTGGTGGAAGAAGACCTGATTAAGAATGAAGAATGA
- a CDS encoding adenine phosphoribosyltransferase — translation MNKETLKKNLREIPDFPKPGILFYDVTTLFKNPECLQGMIDELYEMYKDKGITKVVGIESRGFILGGALAARLGAGFIMARKPGKLPAEVIEETYAKEYGTDTIQLHKDAISPEDVVLLHDDLLATGGTMAAAHRLVKRCGVKQAYVNFVIELEGLNGRKAFDENVEVTTLLKL, via the coding sequence ATGAACAAAGAAACATTAAAGAAAAACCTCCGGGAAATCCCCGACTTTCCGAAACCAGGCATCTTGTTCTACGATGTCACTACCCTCTTCAAAAACCCTGAATGTTTACAGGGCATGATTGACGAACTCTACGAAATGTACAAGGACAAAGGCATCACAAAAGTCGTGGGAATCGAGTCAAGAGGATTCATCCTGGGAGGTGCCTTGGCGGCCCGTCTGGGGGCAGGCTTCATCATGGCCCGTAAGCCCGGTAAGCTTCCCGCTGAAGTGATAGAAGAAACCTACGCCAAGGAGTATGGCACCGACACCATCCAGCTTCATAAAGATGCCATCAGTCCAGAGGACGTTGTGCTGTTGCACGATGACCTGCTGGCTACGGGAGGAACCATGGCGGCTGCTCACCGACTGGTGAAACGCTGCGGGGTAAAGCAAGCGTATGTTAACTTCGTCATCGAATTGGAAGGTCTGAACGGCCGGAAAGCTTTCGATGAGAACGTAGAAGTAACCACCTTGCTGAAGCTGTAA
- a CDS encoding N-acetyltransferase yields MTITIQKVKTKEELKKFIRFNYELYKNNPYSVPDLYDDMLNTFNPKKNAAFEFCEADYFLAYRGDEIVGRVAAIINHRANDTWHKKEVRFGWIDFIDEEEVSAALLDAVAKWGKERGMEAMVGPLGFTDMDAEGMLVEGFDQLGTMATIYNYSYYSEHMEQLGFEKEADWVEYKLTVPHQLPEKFVRISEIILQKYKLKIKKLKRSEIKKGNYGQKIFDLINEAYAPLYGYSQMTQGQIDQYVKMYLPLIDLRMVSLVEDEEGNLVAVGIAMPSLSVALQKAKGKMLPFGWYHLLKALFIKRPRILDLLLVGVKPEYQSKGVNALLFYDLVPIFQQMGFEYGESNPELELNKKVQAQWSAFESVQHKRRRAYKKMI; encoded by the coding sequence ATGACTATCACGATTCAGAAAGTTAAGACGAAAGAAGAACTGAAGAAGTTCATACGTTTCAATTACGAACTTTATAAAAACAATCCTTATTCGGTTCCCGATTTGTACGATGATATGCTCAACACTTTCAATCCGAAAAAAAATGCTGCGTTTGAGTTTTGTGAAGCCGATTATTTTCTTGCCTATCGGGGCGATGAAATTGTAGGGCGAGTGGCAGCCATCATCAACCACCGGGCCAATGATACGTGGCACAAGAAAGAAGTCCGCTTCGGCTGGATTGATTTCATTGATGAAGAAGAAGTGTCGGCTGCCTTGCTCGATGCCGTGGCCAAATGGGGGAAGGAGCGAGGAATGGAAGCCATGGTGGGACCGCTGGGGTTTACCGACATGGATGCCGAAGGTATGCTGGTGGAAGGGTTCGACCAGTTGGGTACGATGGCTACCATCTATAACTATTCTTACTATTCCGAACACATGGAACAGCTGGGCTTCGAGAAAGAAGCCGACTGGGTGGAATACAAGCTCACTGTGCCGCACCAGCTTCCCGAAAAGTTCGTACGTATCTCGGAAATCATCCTGCAGAAATACAAGCTGAAAATCAAGAAGCTCAAACGGAGCGAAATCAAGAAAGGAAATTACGGACAGAAAATATTCGACCTGATTAATGAAGCTTACGCACCTTTGTATGGTTATTCGCAGATGACGCAGGGACAGATTGACCAGTATGTCAAGATGTATCTTCCCCTCATTGATTTGCGGATGGTGTCGTTGGTGGAAGATGAAGAAGGCAATCTGGTAGCGGTGGGTATCGCCATGCCTTCGTTGTCGGTTGCCTTGCAGAAAGCCAAGGGAAAGATGTTGCCTTTCGGCTGGTATCATTTGCTGAAAGCTCTGTTCATTAAGCGTCCCCGTATTCTCGACCTGCTGCTGGTAGGTGTGAAGCCCGAATACCAGAGCAAGGGAGTCAATGCCCTGCTGTTCTACGATCTGGTGCCTATCTTCCAGCAAATGGGATTTGAGTACGGCGAGAGTAATCCGGAACTGGAACTCAATAAGAAAGTACAGGCACAGTGGAGTGCCTTCGAATCCGTGCAGCACAAGCGCCGCCGGGCTTACAAGAAAATGATTTAA
- the ybeY gene encoding rRNA maturation RNase YbeY, which yields MISYQTEGVEMPAIKQRETTAWIKAVAESYGKRVGEIAYIFCSDEKILEVNRQYLQHDYYTDIITFDYCEGKRLSGDLFISLDTVRTNAVQFEAPYETELFRVIIHGILHLCGINDKGPGEREIMEAAENKALEMRKDFM from the coding sequence ATGATCAGTTATCAAACCGAAGGCGTGGAAATGCCCGCCATCAAGCAGCGTGAAACCACCGCATGGATCAAAGCCGTAGCGGAAAGCTACGGAAAAAGAGTGGGCGAAATTGCCTACATATTCTGCTCGGACGAAAAGATTCTGGAGGTGAACCGACAATACCTGCAACACGATTATTATACGGATATCATCACCTTCGACTACTGCGAAGGAAAACGGTTGTCGGGCGATTTGTTCATCAGCCTGGACACCGTACGGACCAACGCCGTGCAGTTTGAGGCCCCGTATGAAACGGAACTTTTCCGCGTCATCATCCACGGCATCCTGCACCTGTGCGGTATCAACGACAAGGGCCCCGGCGAACGCGAAATCATGGAAGCCGCCGAAAACAAGGCCCTGGAAATGCGGAAAGATTTCATGTAA
- the coaD gene encoding pantetheine-phosphate adenylyltransferase codes for MKKAIFPGTFDPFTIGHYSVVKRALTFMDEIIIGIGVNDKKKTWFPTERRVEMIRKLYADEPRISVEAYDNLTVDFARERGAGFIIRGIRTVHDFEYEETIADINRKLAGVETILLFTEPELTAISSTIVRELLQYGKDVSAFLPEGMEIDEK; via the coding sequence ATGAAAAAAGCAATATTCCCGGGCACGTTCGACCCGTTTACCATCGGCCACTATTCCGTGGTGAAGCGTGCCCTGACCTTTATGGATGAAATCATTATCGGCATCGGAGTGAACGACAAGAAGAAAACCTGGTTCCCCACCGAACGCCGTGTGGAGATGATCCGGAAACTCTATGCCGATGAACCCCGTATCAGCGTCGAGGCATACGACAATCTGACGGTGGATTTTGCCCGCGAACGGGGAGCCGGATTCATTATCCGCGGCATCCGTACCGTACACGATTTTGAATACGAAGAAACCATTGCCGACATCAACCGCAAGCTGGCCGGCGTGGAAACCATCCTGCTCTTTACCGAGCCGGAACTGACTGCCATCAGCTCCACCATCGTGCGTGAACTGCTGCAGTATGGCAAGGACGTGTCGGCGTTCCTGCCCGAAGGAATGGAAATAGACGAAAAATAA
- a CDS encoding nucleoside recognition domain-containing protein, whose amino-acid sequence MALNYIWIAFFLLAFGVALVKLVCFGDTAVFPAIINSTFDSSKTAFEISLGLTGVLSLWLGIMKIGEKGGVIQLFARLLSPLFSKLFPDIPKGHPVTGSIFMNLAANMLGLDNAATPLGLKAMEGLQELNPRKDTASNPMIMFLVLNTSGLTLIPISIMVYRAQLGAAQPTDVFVPILLATFFSTLAGILAVSAYQRINLLNRTILLFLGGASLFIAGIIYFFHLLTRQQIDLYSTTFANVFLFLIIIGFIVAGVRKKVNVYDAFVEGAKEGFSTAVRIIPYLVAILVAIGVFRASGAMDFLIQGIATLVRSCGLDDQFVGALPTALMKPLSGSGARGLMVDAMTTYGADSFVGRLACIFQGSTDTTFYILAVYFGSVSVTRTRHAVPCGLIADFAGVLAAIFIGYLFFN is encoded by the coding sequence ATGGCATTAAACTACATCTGGATTGCATTCTTTCTGCTGGCTTTCGGGGTGGCCCTCGTGAAACTGGTGTGCTTTGGCGACACAGCGGTTTTTCCAGCAATCATCAACTCTACTTTCGACTCGTCAAAGACGGCTTTCGAGATTTCTTTGGGACTGACCGGCGTGCTTTCGCTTTGGCTCGGCATCATGAAAATTGGTGAAAAGGGAGGCGTGATCCAGCTTTTTGCCCGACTGCTTAGCCCGCTGTTCTCCAAACTGTTCCCGGACATTCCGAAAGGACATCCGGTGACGGGCAGTATTTTCATGAACCTGGCGGCCAACATGCTGGGACTGGACAATGCGGCCACGCCGCTCGGTCTGAAAGCCATGGAGGGACTGCAGGAACTGAACCCGCGGAAAGATACGGCCAGCAATCCGATGATTATGTTTCTGGTGCTGAACACTTCGGGCCTGACCCTGATTCCTATCAGTATCATGGTGTATCGGGCACAGCTGGGAGCGGCTCAACCCACCGACGTGTTTGTGCCTATCCTGCTGGCCACGTTCTTCTCGACTCTGGCCGGTATCCTTGCGGTCAGCGCGTATCAACGTATCAATCTGCTGAACCGCACCATCCTTCTGTTTCTGGGAGGAGCCAGCCTTTTCATCGCAGGTATCATCTATTTTTTCCACCTGCTCACCCGACAACAAATCGACCTCTACTCTACCACTTTTGCCAATGTCTTCCTTTTTCTGATTATCATCGGTTTCATCGTGGCTGGCGTACGGAAAAAGGTCAATGTTTATGATGCGTTCGTGGAAGGAGCCAAGGAAGGTTTCTCCACTGCCGTGAGAATCATCCCGTATCTGGTGGCCATTCTGGTAGCCATCGGCGTGTTCCGGGCTTCAGGAGCCATGGACTTTCTGATACAGGGCATCGCCACACTGGTGAGAAGCTGCGGACTGGACGACCAGTTCGTGGGGGCCTTGCCTACTGCCTTGATGAAGCCGTTGAGTGGAAGCGGGGCCCGCGGCCTGATGGTAGATGCCATGACCACGTACGGGGCCGATTCGTTCGTAGGACGACTGGCCTGCATTTTCCAAGGTTCCACCGATACCACGTTCTACATCCTGGCTGTCTACTTTGGCAGTGTGAGTGTGACCCGCACCCGGCATGCCGTCCCCTGCGGCCTGATTGCCGACTTTGCCGGTGTACTGGCTGCCATCTTTATCGGATATTTATTTTTCAATTAA
- the mnmG gene encoding tRNA uridine-5-carboxymethylaminomethyl(34) synthesis enzyme MnmG, with translation MDFKYDVIVIGAGHAGCEAAAAAANLGSKTCLITMDMNKIGQMSCNPAVGGIAKGQIVREIDALGGYMGLVTDKTAIQFRMLNRSKGPAMWSPRAQCDRGKFIWAWREVLENLPNLHIWQDTVEELLVENGEVTGLVTCWGVTFHAKCIVLTAGTFLNGLMHIGHKMLAGGRCAEPASYHLTESITRHGITAGRMKTGTPVRIDGKSVHFDLMDTQDGENDFHRFSFISEPRHLKQLQCWTCFTNEEVHATLRKGLADSPLFNGQIKSIGPRYCPSIETKIVTFPDKPQHQLFLEPEGETTRELYLNGFSSSLPMEIQLEALKKIPCFKDLVVYRPGYAIEYDYFDPTQLKHTLESKVVKNLFFAGQVNGTTGYEEAGGQGIIAGINAHLNCHGGEPFVLGRDEAYIGVLIDDLVTKGVDEPYRMFTSRAEYRILLRQDDADMRLTERAYQLGLVKEDRYAIFQKKREAIDHLVSFVNNFSVKADRINHALESLGTAQLTHGCKLVDLISRPQITIENIAPHIPAFQAELDKIDDRKEEVIEAAEIRIKYKGYIDRERTIADKIHRLESIRIKGKFDYENLQSLSTEARQKLVKIDPETLAQASRIPGVSPSDINVLLVLLGR, from the coding sequence ATGGATTTTAAGTATGATGTAATCGTAATCGGTGCCGGTCATGCCGGATGTGAGGCAGCAGCAGCTGCAGCCAATCTGGGCTCAAAGACCTGCCTGATTACCATGGACATGAACAAAATCGGGCAGATGAGCTGTAACCCGGCGGTCGGAGGTATCGCCAAGGGACAAATCGTCAGAGAGATTGATGCCCTGGGAGGATACATGGGACTGGTGACCGACAAGACGGCTATCCAGTTCCGCATGCTGAACCGTTCCAAGGGTCCGGCCATGTGGAGTCCGCGTGCGCAATGCGACCGTGGCAAATTTATCTGGGCCTGGAGAGAGGTGCTCGAAAATCTGCCAAACCTGCATATCTGGCAGGACACCGTGGAGGAATTGCTGGTAGAAAACGGAGAAGTGACAGGACTGGTGACTTGCTGGGGCGTGACGTTCCATGCCAAATGTATCGTACTCACTGCGGGTACATTCCTGAACGGACTGATGCACATCGGACACAAGATGCTGGCGGGCGGACGCTGCGCGGAACCGGCCTCCTACCATCTCACCGAATCCATCACTCGGCACGGCATCACGGCCGGACGAATGAAGACGGGTACACCGGTACGTATCGACGGAAAGAGCGTCCACTTCGACCTGATGGATACGCAGGATGGAGAAAACGATTTCCACCGTTTTTCGTTCATCAGCGAACCGCGCCACCTGAAACAGCTGCAGTGCTGGACGTGCTTCACCAACGAGGAAGTACATGCCACTCTGCGGAAAGGATTGGCCGACTCTCCCCTTTTCAACGGACAAATCAAGAGCATCGGACCGCGTTACTGTCCGAGCATCGAAACTAAAATCGTGACGTTTCCCGACAAACCGCAGCACCAGCTTTTCCTGGAGCCGGAAGGGGAAACTACCCGCGAACTTTACCTGAACGGATTCTCTTCTTCCCTGCCAATGGAGATTCAACTGGAAGCATTGAAGAAGATTCCGTGCTTCAAAGACCTGGTGGTGTACCGTCCGGGATATGCCATCGAATACGATTACTTCGACCCGACCCAGCTGAAGCATACACTAGAATCAAAGGTCGTGAAGAACCTGTTCTTTGCCGGACAGGTGAACGGAACGACCGGATACGAAGAAGCGGGCGGCCAGGGAATCATTGCCGGCATCAACGCCCACTTGAACTGCCACGGCGGAGAGCCTTTCGTCCTGGGACGCGATGAAGCCTACATCGGCGTACTGATTGACGACCTGGTGACGAAGGGAGTGGACGAACCGTACCGTATGTTTACGTCGAGAGCCGAATACCGTATCCTGCTCCGACAGGACGATGCCGACATGCGACTGACGGAACGGGCCTACCAGCTGGGATTGGTGAAGGAAGACCGTTACGCCATCTTCCAAAAGAAACGGGAAGCCATCGACCACCTGGTCAGCTTCGTCAATAATTTCTCGGTCAAAGCCGACAGGATAAACCACGCGCTGGAAAGTCTGGGCACCGCCCAGCTCACCCACGGATGTAAGCTAGTGGATTTAATCAGCCGCCCGCAGATTACCATCGAAAATATTGCCCCACACATCCCTGCCTTCCAAGCCGAGCTGGATAAGATTGACGACCGCAAGGAAGAGGTGATAGAGGCCGCCGAAATCCGCATCAAGTACAAAGGCTACATCGACCGCGAACGGACCATCGCCGACAAGATTCATCGGTTGGAGTCCATCCGCATCAAGGGCAAGTTCGACTACGAAAACCTGCAGTCCCTCTCAACTGAAGCACGCCAGAAGCTCGTGAAGATAGACCCGGAAACCCTGGCACAGGCCAGCCGTATTCCAGGTGTCTCTCCCAGCGACATCAATGTACTGCTCGTGCTGCTGGGGCGCTAA